One window of Psychrobacillus sp. FSL H8-0483 genomic DNA carries:
- a CDS encoding LemA family protein: protein MKKLLGPIVIIVVIIAIFAVILIPSYNGFVDGEENVNNAYAQVENQLQRRLDLIPNLVNTVKGFASHEEEVLGNIADARSRLAGASTPEEQAVANDELTGALSRLLVVVENYPDLKADASFRQLMDELAGTENRLTVARQDYNNIVSDYNKKVKRLPGSIVASIFGFDEKEYFKADAAAKEAPKVDFEGDGE, encoded by the coding sequence ATGAAAAAGTTATTAGGGCCGATTGTTATAATCGTGGTTATTATTGCAATTTTTGCTGTTATATTAATACCGAGCTATAACGGTTTTGTAGATGGGGAAGAAAATGTGAATAATGCATATGCACAAGTAGAAAACCAATTACAGCGCAGATTGGACTTGATTCCGAACTTAGTTAACACCGTAAAAGGATTTGCATCCCATGAAGAAGAAGTGCTGGGCAATATAGCAGATGCTCGTTCTAGACTAGCGGGAGCAAGTACACCGGAAGAACAAGCAGTAGCAAATGATGAATTAACTGGTGCTTTAAGTCGATTATTAGTGGTTGTAGAGAACTATCCAGATTTAAAGGCGGATGCAAGCTTCCGACAATTAATGGATGAGCTAGCAGGTACTGAAAATAGATTAACGGTCGCTAGACAAGATTATAATAACATTGTTTCTGATTACAATAAAAAAGTAAAACGATTACCAGGCAGTATTGTTGCATCCATTTTCGGGTTTGATGAAAAAGAATATTTTAAAGCAGATGCAGCTGCAAAAGAAGCTCCAAAAGTTGATTTTGAAGGAGATGGAGAGTAA
- a CDS encoding DUF1761 domain-containing protein, protein MDFQQSFETINFFAVIAAGLSAFVIGGLWYSVLFAKAWMKENGFDEEKLKNANMAKIFGGSFIFSLIISFVLALFLGPERNAMMGATAGFMAGLFWVATTMGITYLFERKSLKLFLINAGYHVVTFMIMGLILGLWK, encoded by the coding sequence TGCAGTTATAGCAGCAGGATTATCCGCTTTCGTTATTGGAGGTCTATGGTATTCAGTTTTATTTGCAAAGGCTTGGATGAAGGAAAACGGTTTTGATGAAGAAAAATTAAAGAATGCTAATATGGCGAAGATCTTTGGAGGTTCATTTATATTTTCCTTAATCATTTCCTTTGTGCTTGCTCTATTCTTAGGGCCAGAAAGAAACGCGATGATGGGTGCAACAGCAGGCTTCATGGCCGGGCTCTTTTGGGTCGCAACAACGATGGGAATAACATATTTGTTTGAAAGAAAATCATTGAAATTGTTTTTGATTAATGCTGGATATCATGTAGTTACTTTTATGATAATGGGATTAATTTTAGGATTGTGGAAATAA